The following are from one region of the Brachyhypopomus gauderio isolate BG-103 unplaced genomic scaffold, BGAUD_0.2 sc47, whole genome shotgun sequence genome:
- the LOC143487543 gene encoding galectin-9-like — MAQQYSYLNPKLPFTGQIKGGLFEGKSITIKGRVLPGAESFNVNLQRGTVGSTDIALHFNPRYSKWSSYVVCNTFQGSWGSEERSRTGPLPRGASFVLTFLVNRDSYSVIVNGTHFMEYLHRLSVSRVNAVSVDGGVEIESIEFQNPTTPDILEPGFPHQRNRSKNKAQNFSPCTMPPRGGWGPPQPTSHPPPYCPPQYVLPYKAIIQGGLCPGKMIMVQGVVNHNADRFCINLRFSSGLAFHFNPRFNEGVVVRNSLLQERWGAEERGGGVPFSRGQPFEVSIICDNPCYKIMVNGVQMFTYNHRYFLFQEIDILEVDGNISLTYVMV, encoded by the exons ATGGCTCAACAATACTCTTATCTGAATCCA AAACTCCCATTTACGGGTCAAATTAAGGGAGGCCTGTTCGAAGGAAAGTCTATCACGATAAAAGGTAGAGTTCTCCCAGGAGCAGAGAG CTTTAATGTAAATTTGCAACGTGGTACTGTGGGGTCGACGGACATAGCCCTCCACTTCAACCCCCGCTACAGCAAGTGGTCGAGTTATGTGGTCTGCAACACCTTCCAGGGCTCCTGGGGTTCGGAGGAACGGAGCAGAACCGGCCCGCTCCCCCGAGGCGCGAGCTTCGTTCTCACCTTCCTGGTTAACCGTGATTCGTATTCC GTAATAGTCAACGGAACCCATTTCATGGAGTACTTGCAccgtctctctgtgtctcgtgTGAACGCAGTTTCAGTGGACGGAGGCGTAGAGATCGAGTCCATTGAGTTCCAAAATCCAACA ACTCCTGACATCCTAGAGCCCGGCTTTCCACACCAG CGAAATAGGAGCAAAAACAAAGCGCAGAACTTTTCACCCTGTACAATGCCGCCGAGGGGTGGATGGGGTCCACCCCAGCCTACA TCACATCCTCCTCCTTACTGTCCTCCACAATAT GTTTTGCCTTACAAAGCCATTATCCAAGGTGGATTGTGCCCAGGAAAAATGATTATGGTCCAAGGTGTTGTCAACCACAATGCAGACAG GTTTTGCATCAACCTGCGTTTCAGCTCTGGCCTCGCATTTCACTTCAACCCGCGCTTCAACGAGGGCGTGGTGGTGCGGAACAGCCTGCTGCAGGAGCGGTGGGGGGCGGAGGAGCGGGGTGGGGGCGTGCCCTTCTCCAGAGGCCAGCCCTTCGAG GTGTCCATCATATGTGACAACCCATGCTACAAGATCATGGTCAACGGTGTACAAATGTTCACTTACAACCACCGTTACTTCCTGTTTCAGGAAATTGACATCTTGGAGGTCGACGGTAATATTAGCTTGACTTATGTAATGGTGTAA